The following are encoded together in the Streptomyces sp. NBC_00358 genome:
- a CDS encoding penicillin-binding transpeptidase domain-containing protein, producing the protein MRKGARAAVIGGVFAVMVGGAGYGAYNVVTSISGGGGSGGTGPAPVKTGPPSGAEVKETSRAFFAAWEKGDAAKAAAYTNYATNAEGLLAGYHDDAHLTDVRITPGAQSGATVPFSVKATVSYDGKSKPFAYDSELTVVRGETTGKALVDWKPSVVHPDLKDGDTLVTGESASPAIEAVDRNNVVLTKEKYPSLGPILDALREKYGDTAGGTPGIELSIRHGGEDSGDTTLVTLAKGRAGKVRTTLSASAQAAAEKAVTRYAESSVVAVKPSTGEVLAVANHRADGFNAAFLGKLAPGSTMKIISAATLIDNGITTAGGPATCPPTATWQSQTFHNLVGMKPQLDATLSDSFARSCNTAFVKYADDVKVDSLTNEAQQRFGLGQNNWKTGIESFDGSVPASGGPDTAANMIGQGQVQMSPLNMASVTATAMTGVFRQPVIVPRALDDRELATAKGLSSGTVAQLRSMMNRTAVSGTAAQVMAGLGGSVGAKTGSAEVDGQAKSNSWFTGYRNDMAAAAMTQEGGHGGEAAGPIVAAVLRTGG; encoded by the coding sequence ATGCGCAAGGGGGCCAGGGCCGCCGTCATAGGCGGCGTGTTCGCGGTGATGGTGGGCGGCGCCGGGTACGGCGCCTACAACGTGGTGACCTCGATCAGCGGAGGCGGCGGGAGCGGCGGCACCGGTCCCGCCCCGGTGAAGACCGGACCGCCGAGCGGTGCCGAGGTCAAGGAGACCAGCCGCGCGTTCTTCGCGGCCTGGGAGAAGGGCGACGCGGCCAAGGCCGCGGCGTACACCAACTACGCGACGAACGCCGAGGGGCTGCTCGCCGGCTACCACGACGACGCGCATCTGACCGACGTGAGGATCACGCCGGGCGCGCAGTCCGGGGCGACCGTGCCGTTCTCCGTCAAGGCGACGGTGTCCTACGACGGGAAGAGCAAGCCGTTCGCGTACGACTCCGAGCTGACCGTCGTCCGCGGGGAGACCACCGGGAAGGCGCTGGTCGACTGGAAGCCGTCCGTCGTCCACCCGGACCTGAAGGACGGGGACACCCTGGTCACGGGCGAATCGGCGAGCCCGGCGATCGAGGCCGTGGACCGGAACAACGTTGTCCTGACGAAGGAGAAGTACCCGTCCCTGGGGCCGATCCTGGACGCGCTCCGCGAGAAGTACGGCGACACGGCCGGCGGCACGCCCGGCATCGAGCTGTCGATCCGGCACGGCGGCGAGGACAGCGGCGACACGACGCTGGTCACCCTCGCGAAGGGGCGGGCGGGCAAGGTCCGTACGACGCTCAGCGCGAGTGCGCAGGCCGCCGCGGAGAAGGCGGTCACGCGGTACGCCGAGTCCTCCGTGGTGGCGGTGAAGCCGAGCACCGGCGAGGTGCTGGCCGTCGCCAACCACCGCGCGGACGGCTTCAACGCGGCCTTCCTCGGCAAGCTCGCCCCCGGCTCCACGATGAAGATCATCAGCGCGGCGACCCTCATCGACAACGGCATCACGACGGCCGGCGGGCCCGCGACCTGTCCGCCCACCGCGACCTGGCAGAGCCAGACCTTCCACAACCTCGTGGGCATGAAGCCGCAGCTGGACGCCACGCTCTCCGACAGCTTCGCGCGCTCGTGCAACACCGCTTTCGTGAAGTACGCGGACGATGTGAAGGTCGACTCGCTGACCAACGAGGCCCAGCAGCGCTTCGGACTCGGGCAGAACAACTGGAAGACCGGCATCGAGTCGTTCGACGGCTCGGTACCCGCCTCCGGCGGCCCGGACACCGCGGCCAACATGATCGGCCAGGGCCAGGTCCAGATGAGCCCGCTGAACATGGCGTCGGTGACGGCCACCGCGATGACCGGCGTCTTCCGGCAGCCGGTCATCGTGCCGCGCGCCCTCGACGACCGTGAACTGGCCACCGCCAAGGGCCTGTCCAGCGGTACGGTCGCGCAACTGCGCTCGATGATGAACCGTACGGCCGTCAGCGGTACCGCGGCCCAGGTGATGGCCGGGCTCGGCGGCAGCGTCGGAGCCAAGACCGGCTCCGCCGAGGTCGACGGCCAGGCCAAGTCGAACAGCTGGTTCACCGGCTACCGGAACGACATGGCGGCCGCCGCCATGACCCAGGAGGGCGGTCACGGCGGAGAGGCTGCCGGACCGATCGTCGCAGCTGTGCTACGAACAGGCGGCTGA
- a CDS encoding YbaK/EbsC family protein, translating into MNATDENAAEGRSPVVNDTDPRFAEALRELGLDEVIGRVRRFPDTARTTAEAAAAIGCEPSQICKSLFFAADGVPVLVLLDGSAHVGMELVRRELGAEKLTRAGAHLVRESTGYGPGAVPPFGHRTKTRVLVDRSLLGHDTVWASAGTPFTVFPMDPKSLIAHADGTLVDVRDPIG; encoded by the coding sequence ATGAACGCCACCGATGAGAACGCCGCCGAGGGCCGGTCCCCCGTCGTGAACGACACCGATCCCCGGTTCGCCGAAGCCCTTCGGGAACTGGGGCTCGACGAGGTGATCGGCCGGGTCCGGCGCTTCCCCGACACGGCCCGCACCACCGCCGAGGCCGCCGCGGCGATCGGCTGCGAGCCGAGCCAGATCTGCAAATCGCTGTTCTTCGCGGCGGACGGGGTCCCGGTACTGGTGCTCCTGGACGGCTCGGCGCACGTCGGCATGGAGCTCGTACGGCGGGAGCTGGGCGCCGAGAAGCTCACCCGGGCCGGGGCCCATCTCGTACGGGAGTCGACCGGATACGGGCCCGGCGCCGTGCCGCCGTTCGGGCACCGTACGAAGACCCGTGTCCTGGTGGACCGTTCACTGCTCGGCCACGACACGGTGTGGGCCTCGGCGGGCACCCCTTTCACCGTCTTCCCGATGGACCCGAAGAGCCTGATCGCCCACGCGGACGGCACGCTGGTGGATGTGCGCGACCCGATCGGGTGA
- a CDS encoding penicillin-binding transpeptidase domain-containing protein: MGKRRRVAERRKTKQPAVLGGVIAVAVVGGAFGAYSLYGSGAAAEDGITATTRKAVRTGPLSAAEVSMASTAFLTAWQSGDVTRAAAATDDTAAATTLLTGFGKDAHISAVTLTRGRPSGADVPFSVKATVTYKGRTKPLAYTSKMTVVRRAEDGAALVGWKASVVHPDLQDGDRLVTGESGTPPITALDRHGGELTAAKYPSLGTVLDGLREKYGKTAGGKAGIELRVVRKAAAKGAQKIPDKTLLALSAGTPGTVKTTLSPVLQADAERLVAAKPKASVVLMRPSTGEILAVANTSHGFNTAFQGSLAPGSTMKVITASMLFEKGLASPDKPHPCPKTATYGGWKFHNDDDFEIKNGTFKASFARSCNTAFITQAKKLQNDDLTKQAQQVFGLSRNNWAIGVPSFDGSVPVQSAAQMAASLMGQGGVRMNPLNMASVASTVQSGSFHQPYLVDPSVDHRTLATASRTLSATTLAQLREVMQYTAAAGTAAEAMAGLGPDYGAKTGSAEVDNQEQPNGWFTAWKGDLAGAGVVQEGGHGGTTAGPIVAALLKAGSSG, from the coding sequence GTGGGCAAGAGAAGACGCGTCGCCGAGCGACGGAAGACGAAGCAGCCCGCCGTACTCGGCGGGGTGATCGCCGTGGCCGTCGTCGGCGGGGCATTCGGCGCCTACAGCCTCTACGGCAGCGGCGCGGCGGCCGAGGACGGGATCACGGCCACCACCCGCAAGGCCGTCAGGACGGGACCGCTGTCCGCGGCCGAGGTCAGCATGGCGTCCACCGCCTTCCTGACCGCCTGGCAGAGCGGCGACGTCACCCGGGCGGCCGCGGCGACCGACGACACGGCCGCCGCCACGACCCTGCTGACGGGCTTCGGCAAGGACGCCCACATCAGCGCCGTGACCCTGACCCGCGGCAGGCCCTCCGGCGCCGACGTCCCCTTCAGCGTCAAGGCGACCGTCACCTACAAGGGCAGGACGAAGCCGCTGGCGTACACGTCGAAGATGACGGTCGTGCGCCGGGCCGAGGACGGTGCGGCCCTGGTCGGCTGGAAGGCCTCGGTCGTCCACCCGGACCTCCAGGACGGCGACCGGCTGGTGACCGGCGAGTCCGGCACGCCGCCCATCACCGCCCTCGACCGTCACGGCGGTGAGCTGACCGCCGCCAAGTACCCCTCCCTGGGCACGGTCCTCGACGGGCTGCGCGAGAAGTACGGCAAGACGGCCGGCGGCAAGGCGGGCATCGAGCTGCGCGTGGTCCGCAAGGCCGCGGCGAAGGGCGCCCAGAAGATCCCCGACAAGACCCTGCTGGCGCTCAGCGCGGGCACGCCGGGCACCGTGAAGACGACGCTCAGCCCGGTCCTCCAGGCGGACGCGGAGCGCCTGGTGGCCGCCAAGCCCAAGGCGTCGGTGGTCCTGATGCGCCCCTCGACGGGCGAGATCCTCGCCGTCGCGAACACGAGCCACGGCTTCAACACCGCCTTCCAGGGCTCCCTGGCGCCCGGCTCCACTATGAAGGTCATCACGGCGTCGATGCTCTTCGAGAAGGGCCTGGCCTCCCCCGACAAGCCGCACCCCTGCCCCAAGACGGCGACGTACGGCGGCTGGAAGTTCCACAACGACGACGACTTCGAGATCAAGAACGGCACGTTCAAGGCGAGCTTCGCGCGCTCCTGCAACACGGCCTTCATCACGCAGGCGAAGAAGCTGCAGAACGACGACCTGACCAAGCAGGCCCAGCAGGTCTTCGGGCTGAGCCGGAACAACTGGGCCATCGGCGTTCCGTCCTTCGACGGTTCGGTGCCGGTGCAGAGCGCCGCGCAGATGGCCGCGTCGCTGATGGGCCAGGGCGGGGTCCGCATGAACCCGCTGAACATGGCGTCCGTCGCCTCCACGGTCCAGTCCGGCAGCTTCCACCAGCCGTACCTGGTCGACCCGTCGGTCGACCACCGCACGCTGGCCACGGCGTCCCGCACCCTGTCCGCGACCACGCTCGCCCAGTTGCGCGAGGTCATGCAGTACACGGCCGCCGCCGGCACCGCCGCCGAGGCCATGGCCGGCCTCGGCCCCGACTACGGCGCCAAGACCGGCTCCGCCGAGGTCGACAACCAGGAGCAGCCCAACGGCTGGTTCACGGCGTGGAAGGGTGACCTGGCGGGCGCGGGCGTCGTCCAGGAGGGCGGCCACGGCGGCACCACGGCGGGCCCGATCGTGGCAGCCCTCCTGAAGGCCGGCAGCAGCGGCTGA
- a CDS encoding DUF4253 domain-containing protein, whose translation MTTFPLPEGLPSGRGVPAGSPVMWYADKMPYAPLLDVWTRAQRQQDATGLRPILCYADDDHPDSLDLAETAAVDLEAELERGWLEDRRRRLARRAEPSAPPEIPEDLAEFIEPWEDDPGPPFDRWPGLAPATLPASGVDPDEAARAAIFAHLMHEGEPGISLGLVKAARSADIPAVIGWRAEAHLSLLCALLRSWEDRFGARVVAAFGSTLYVSVASPPRDERQAAHVALEHLLTTADNIVDDPPTPFPRYAASLVDAPLWRFWWD comes from the coding sequence ATGACGACGTTCCCGCTTCCCGAAGGCCTGCCCTCCGGCCGCGGCGTGCCCGCCGGCTCACCGGTCATGTGGTACGCCGACAAGATGCCGTACGCCCCGCTGCTCGACGTGTGGACCCGCGCCCAGCGGCAACAGGACGCAACCGGCCTCAGACCGATCCTTTGCTACGCGGACGACGACCACCCCGACTCCCTCGACCTCGCCGAGACAGCCGCCGTCGACCTCGAAGCCGAGTTGGAGCGGGGGTGGCTCGAAGACCGCCGTCGCCGGCTCGCCCGGCGGGCCGAGCCCTCCGCTCCGCCGGAGATCCCCGAGGATCTCGCGGAGTTCATCGAGCCCTGGGAGGACGACCCGGGCCCGCCGTTCGACCGGTGGCCGGGACTGGCCCCCGCCACCCTCCCCGCCTCGGGCGTCGACCCGGACGAGGCCGCCCGGGCGGCGATCTTCGCCCACCTCATGCACGAGGGAGAGCCGGGAATCTCCCTCGGCCTGGTGAAGGCCGCGCGCAGCGCCGACATCCCCGCCGTCATCGGCTGGCGCGCCGAGGCGCACCTCTCCCTGCTCTGCGCGCTGCTGCGCAGTTGGGAGGACCGTTTCGGGGCGCGCGTCGTCGCCGCGTTCGGATCGACGCTGTACGTCTCCGTCGCGAGCCCGCCGCGCGACGAGCGGCAGGCGGCGCACGTCGCCCTCGAACACCTTCTGACCACGGCCGACAACATCGTCGACGACCCGCCGACGCCGTTCCCGCGCTATGCGGCGTCCCTCGTCGACGCCCCGCTCTGGCGTTTCTGGTGGGACTGA